Below is a genomic region from Bartonella harrusi.
ACCGAATTTACGCTCTTATCATATTTCGGCACTCTATTCACCTTGGCTAACGTGGGGAGAATGCGCAAGAGAGTTTTTAGAAGCGAAAGATGATCCAGCGCTTTTGCAACCTTTTGTTAACACAGTGCTTGGAGAGCCATGGGAGGACAGAACAGGTGACGTTGTTGATCCTGATAGCCTCTATGCAAAACGCGAAGATTATCCCATTGCACCGCCGCAAGCCGTGTTATTGACCGCCGGCATCGATGTGCAAAACGACCGCTTAGAGCTTGAAGTGGTTGGATGGGGGCGTGGTGAAGAAAGCTGGCACATTGATTATCAAGTCATTCCCGGTGATCCATCTTCTTTTGAAGTATGGGACCAACTGGATGAATATCTGACAAGACGCTGGTCACACCCTGGTTACAAAGATGGCATCAGAATAACAGCGGCTTGTATTGATACCGGTGGTGGACATACACAAGCCGTTTACAATTATGTACGCCCCCGTGAAGGACGACGCATCTGGGGAATTAAAGGACAGGCGGGATGGCGTGCGGTATGGCCACGCCGTCCAAGCAGAAACAATAAAGGACAGATTAATCTCTATATTGTTGGTGTTGATGCAGCAAAAGATATTATCACGGCACGATTAAAAAAATCCGGTCCTGAAGCATCGGGGGCTGGTGCAACACACTTTCATAAAAGCCTTGATCGGGAATATTTTGACCAGCTCACGGCTGAAAGAAAAGTCATCAAATATTTTAAAGGCTTCAAGCGCATAGAATGGCAAAAAAGTGAGAAAGCAAGAAACGAGGCTTTGGATTGTAGGGTCTATGCTTATGCCGCTTTACAGGGGCTAATTTCGGCAGGAATAAATCTTAATCGAGAAGTTGATATCTTAGAAGAGCGTTTGGAAAAACTTAAAGTTGACGCTTCTTTAGAGCAGCCAACATCAGGGATTTCTTCATCCACTTCTCCCAAAAGAACACAGGCAGCACAGCCTCAAAAGAAAAAAATCAGAATGGTGATCAGCCCTTATATGCACGGGGATTGGAGGTAATTTGTGGATGAAGAATTGAAGCAAATAAACAGCAAAACTGACAGACTGGAAAGTTTAAAAAGGCGGCGCGAACAAATTGAAGAGGCTCTCTATTCGGGAGCACAATCAGTGCGTCATGGCGATAAGCAAGTAAGCAACCGTTCTGTTGAAGAATTGCGCAGAGCACTTGAGATGCTGAATACACAAATAGCCAACCTTGAAGGACGCAAGCGTTCACGTGTTTTCTATTTTAATATATCACGAGGCTATTAATGGCTGGCTTTATCAATAAACTCACGGACTTTTTTAAAATTTCTCGTCAACACAATCCGCCTTTTGAGGCTGCAAGCAAAAGCCGTCGCATGGGTGGGTTTGACCCCGCAAAAAAACACATCAATAAAGCAATTGAAGAATGCGGTGATACCATTACTGCTCGTTCAAGATGGCTTTATGACAATGAATCTCTTTATGGCTCGGCAACAGAAGAATGGGTTTCCGCAGCTGTGAGTGATGGGATTAAACCTTATCCTCGCATTGAAGGGTTTCAAGAAGAAAAGAAAAAGCTTTTAGACTTATGGTGGCAATGGGTTGATGAGGCGGATTATGATGAGGATGCGAGCTTTTATGGTCTGCAAGCAACAATTGCACGAGAAGTCTTTTTAACCGGCGAATGTTTTGTAAGACTGCATTATGTTGACCTTTATGGACGCTCTGGGGTGCCTCTTCAATTACAAATCTATCCAACCGAAATGCTGGACCTCACTTACAATGGACCTGCGGAAATTAAAGGCAATTACATTCGTATGGGTATTGAATTTGATGCCAGTGGCAAGCGTGTTGCTTATCATTTCTGGGAATACCACCCCTATGATGATTGCCCTGCAAACAGTGCATTTAAGAGCCAAGAGCGCGTGCGTATCCCCGCAAGAATGGTCCTTCATATCAAAGAGCGCCGTATTGCCGGACAATTGCGCGGTTCTCCTAAAATAACACGCAGTATGACAAAGATCTTTCAACTGGAATCCTATGATGATGCAGAGCTTGATCGAAAAAGAACAGCAGCTCTTTTCGCGGCATTTATCTCAAGAAATCCCCCAAACGACGCCAAATTACTTGATAATCGTAACGAAAAAGACGTTGAAGAAGAATCCGAATTACCTGTCATTGAACCAGGTGGATCATTTTATTTAGGAGAGAATAGAGAGATAAAATTTTCAAATCCTGTTGAAGTTGGTGGTTCTTATGAAGCCTTTCAATTCAACCGTATTGTCTGGGAGCGCTTTGTGGAAATGGCTGTCCTTGCTGGATGCGTAAAATTACCGGGATGGGAAGAAAATCCCTTGCCATGGCTTCAATGTGAAAGCTTTGCGCCCCCGCTTGAAATGATTGATCCAAACAAAGATATCTCGGCAGAAAAAGAAGAAATTCGCGCCGGTTTAAAAACACGACGAATGGCACTTGCCGAACGGGGTTTTGATATCGACAGCATTCATGCCGAACTTGAAGAAGAGCACACCGATGCTCGCGCCCGTGGTTTATCTTTTGATACCGATATGGCGGCACCCTCTGGTGAAAATCAAACGACGAATTTCACAGATTCAGATCCTTCTGAGACTTATGAAAGCAACCAAGGCAGTGAGGCGCACAAAAATGACCAATAATCTTGACATGCCGTTTTTAGTATCACGGCTTTTTGGTGTTCCACATATGCGTGCCTCGACAAAGCTTGATGTCATTCTTAATGCTCTTGCACCGCGTCTTTTTGCTGGAGAAAAGTTTACCCCTCAGGCTTTTTCGCAAGGGGATAGCGCATCTTTCAAACCACCTGAGAGTTACGTGGTGCGCAATAATGTTGCCATCCTACCTGTTCATGGCACACTGGTGCGCCGCGGTGCATGGCTTGGTGCCCTTTCAGGGTTAACCTCTTATGAAGGCTTAAGCGCCTCCTTTCGTGAAGCCATTAAACAACCTGATGTCCGAGCTGTTTTGCTCGATATTGACAGTGGTGGTGGAGAAGCCGGCGGGGTGTTTGATTTGGTTGAAGAATTCCAAGCACTCTCACAACACCATCAGAAACCAATTTGGGCGCATGCCAATGAATTTGCCTGTTCTGCTGCTTATGCCATTGCCTGTTCTGCTTCGCAAATATGGGTTGCTCGCACAGGCGTTGTCGGCTCAATTGGGGTGGTTTGTGCACATCTTGACCAATCAAGCGCCGATGAAAAACAAGGGCTTAAATGGACCTTTGTCTTTGAAGGTGATCACAAGGTTCATGGTAATCCTCACGAACCATTGGCTGATACCGCGCTTAAAAAAATGCAAGCAGATTGCGCCCTGCTCTACGAAATGTTTGTCGATTGGGTAGCACAAAATAGACCCCTGAATACTGATGCTATTCGTGACACAAAGGCAGAAACTTTTATAGGCACCCAAGCTATCGCGCTTGGATTAGCAGATGCGCAAGGCACTCTTGCGCAAGCTTTGGAATCCTTAACGGATTTCATCTCACCAAACCCAACAGTAACAGCAAAAGAAGGACAAAACACATGGCACGCACACAATATCGCGCCCAACAAGAAGATGATGAAAGGATTGTCGACATCCTCGATGAAGAAGAGGATGAAAATGATCACGACATCGATAAAAACGCCGAAATCTTTGACGACAACGAAGACGAAGAGGAGGATGAAGACAATGAGGACAAGCGCGAAAACATAAAAGCCATCCTTGAACAAGAAAGAAAGCGCGCTCAAGCCCTGACAACCCTTGAAAGGCAAGCAAAGCGCCTCAGCGTTTCTTTCGATGCCGCAAAGGCTATTCAAAACGGTATGAGTATCGAGAAAGCACGCCAGTGCGTCTTGACAGAGGCTAGCTCTCAAAGCGCCTCTTTAAAACTATCGCCTTATGTTCCTCATGCTGATGGAGAGAGCAAGGCAAAAATTCATACAAAATGGCAATCAATTTGGAAGGTAATAAAATGAGTCATATTATTTATGAAGATGTTCGCAATGGCGCTTATCTTGGGCGCTACGACCCTGACATGTCAAATGAACAAGTGGTA
It encodes:
- a CDS encoding phage terminase large subunit family protein, which gives rise to MDENAIKEFFAYANDARQPDPPYTVSQWADKNRYLSTVASAEPGLWRTKRTPYLREIMDNLSSYMPIETTSVMKGAQIGMSEAGLNFCGYAIHYSPGPALYVMPTVETAKKLSKTRLDPMIMASPVLSERIAPARARDSGNTMFSKEFDGGALMLTGANSAAGLRSMPIRYLILDEVDAYPLSVDNEGDPVMIAEKRTSTFVQRKIFKLSTPTHRDTSRIAKDFVLGDQRYYNVPCDKCGVLQPIVWSQIKWPKGAPEKAVFVCAHCGHEHAEHRKTDLMSEDRGACWVPTSESTRPNLRSYHISALYSPWLTWGECAREFLEAKDDPALLQPFVNTVLGEPWEDRTGDVVDPDSLYAKREDYPIAPPQAVLLTAGIDVQNDRLELEVVGWGRGEESWHIDYQVIPGDPSSFEVWDQLDEYLTRRWSHPGYKDGIRITAACIDTGGGHTQAVYNYVRPREGRRIWGIKGQAGWRAVWPRRPSRNNKGQINLYIVGVDAAKDIITARLKKSGPEASGAGATHFHKSLDREYFDQLTAERKVIKYFKGFKRIEWQKSEKARNEALDCRVYAYAALQGLISAGINLNREVDILEERLEKLKVDASLEQPTSGISSSTSPKRTQAAQPQKKKIRMVISPYMHGDWR
- a CDS encoding phage head-tail joining protein, with product MDEELKQINSKTDRLESLKRRREQIEEALYSGAQSVRHGDKQVSNRSVEELRRALEMLNTQIANLEGRKRSRVFYFNISRGY
- a CDS encoding phage portal protein, encoding MAGFINKLTDFFKISRQHNPPFEAASKSRRMGGFDPAKKHINKAIEECGDTITARSRWLYDNESLYGSATEEWVSAAVSDGIKPYPRIEGFQEEKKKLLDLWWQWVDEADYDEDASFYGLQATIAREVFLTGECFVRLHYVDLYGRSGVPLQLQIYPTEMLDLTYNGPAEIKGNYIRMGIEFDASGKRVAYHFWEYHPYDDCPANSAFKSQERVRIPARMVLHIKERRIAGQLRGSPKITRSMTKIFQLESYDDAELDRKRTAALFAAFISRNPPNDAKLLDNRNEKDVEEESELPVIEPGGSFYLGENREIKFSNPVEVGGSYEAFQFNRIVWERFVEMAVLAGCVKLPGWEENPLPWLQCESFAPPLEMIDPNKDISAEKEEIRAGLKTRRMALAERGFDIDSIHAELEEEHTDARARGLSFDTDMAAPSGENQTTNFTDSDPSETYESNQGSEAHKNDQ
- a CDS encoding S49 family peptidase, yielding MTNNLDMPFLVSRLFGVPHMRASTKLDVILNALAPRLFAGEKFTPQAFSQGDSASFKPPESYVVRNNVAILPVHGTLVRRGAWLGALSGLTSYEGLSASFREAIKQPDVRAVLLDIDSGGGEAGGVFDLVEEFQALSQHHQKPIWAHANEFACSAAYAIACSASQIWVARTGVVGSIGVVCAHLDQSSADEKQGLKWTFVFEGDHKVHGNPHEPLADTALKKMQADCALLYEMFVDWVAQNRPLNTDAIRDTKAETFIGTQAIALGLADAQGTLAQALESLTDFISPNPTVTAKEGQNTWHAHNIAPNKKMMKGLSTSSMKKRMKMITTSIKTPKSLTTTKTKRRMKTMRTSAKT